One window of the Eucalyptus grandis isolate ANBG69807.140 chromosome 8, ASM1654582v1, whole genome shotgun sequence genome contains the following:
- the LOC104414791 gene encoding uncharacterized protein LOC104414791, translating into MKQESLEASKIDSANETHGNIHGPIICQEMRESTEIIIIDESNGKSSEVKENGDLQPLSFDISGEGQPYAPENFPLPGDIWGWKVGKRVAITGHYQDRYLYLPKRLRASEKLTCKKYCFASKRSVGQYIRTKFPNADIDAFFKSFIWKIPSNKLPLVHGIAVRHPFFPVHNEEIAKHSESDPDHGSLRCKARNRMCSSLLEQAEKPVSPSWPCDHCCSEPKFCRDCCCILCWRSVSPASGWCDYIKCEALIDGNKICGHIAHLDCALQAYMAGMVGGVIGLDAEYYCRRCDVKTGLVPHVTRLLEASKSIDSPDEREKILKLAFSLLRGSQKTSAKTLLKLIESALTKLKCAPPDEISTANVSSAVTDNGNPSLEGRHTSAAESIIFHHRTQSVRLDEEIDQVLQSLRKSQELEYRIAEEQLHSQKRYLHNLYQQLEQESSELACKEKSDDFDNLLKVVLNRNNQIKQEVHKLQVMKEVAKGFGKTSRSILREHFGLDRDDQSP; encoded by the exons ATGAAGCAAGAATCCTTGGAAGCCTCCAAAATTGATAGCGCTAATGAGACTCATGGAAACATCCATGGTCCAATTATTTGTCAGGAGATGCGGGAATCAACGGAGATCATTATCATTGATGAGAGTAATGGAAAGAGTTCTGAGGTAAAGGAAAATGGTGATCTCCAGCCACTTTCATTCGATATATCTGGCGAAGGTCAGCCTTATGCTCCTGAGAATTTTCCTCTTCCTGGTGATATATGGGGGTGGAAAGTGGGGAAGAGAGTGGCCATTACGGGCCACTATCAGGATAGGTACCTTTATCTTCCTAAGCGACTCCGTGCGTCTGAGAAGTTGACGTGCAAGAAGTACTGCTTTGCGAGTAAACGTTCAGTTGGACAGTACATCCGAACCAAATTCCCCAATGCGGATATTGATGCCTTTTTCAAATCTTTCATCTGGAAAATCCCCTCGAATAAACTGCCATTGGTACACG GCATTGCTGTAAGGCATCCATTCTTTCCTGTACATAATGAAGAGATTGCAAAGCATTCTGAGTCAGATCCTGATCATGGCAGTTTGAGGTGCAAGGCACGAAATAGGATGTGCAGTAGCCTACTTGAACAAGCAGAGAAACCTGTCAGCCCATCTTGGCCTTGTGATCATTGTTGCAGTGAACCCAAGTTTTGCCGAGATTGTTGTTGCATCCTATGTTGGAGGAGCGTTAGTCCAGCTAGTGGATGGTGTGATTACATCAAATGCGAAGCATTGATTGATGGGAATAAAATATGTGGGCATATTGCTCACCTGGACTGTGCTCTTCAAGCTTACATGGCTGGAATGGTAGGAGGGGTAATTGGGTTGGATGCTGAATATTATTGCCGACGTTGTGATGTGAAAACTGGGCTAGTCCCCCATGTTACCAGACTGTTGGAGGCTTCTAAATCTATTGATTCTCCTGATGAACGtgagaaaattttgaaacttgCTTTCAGCCTCTTACGTGGTTCTCAAAAAACCAGTGCCAAGACTCTGCTCAAACTAATCGAGTCTGCTTTGACCAAG CTAAAATGTGCTCCTCCTGATGAAATTTCAACAGCAAACGTCAGTTCAG CTGTGACTGATAATGGAAATCCTTCTCTAGAAGGTAGACACACATCAGCTGCTGAGTCCATTATTTTTCATCATCGGACTCAATCTGTGAGACTTGATGAAGAGATTGATCAGGTCCTCCAGTCACTGAGAAAGTCACAAGAACTTGAATATAGAATTGCAGAGGAACAGCTTCATTCTCAGAAGCGTTATCTTCACAATCTGTACCAGCAGCTGGAGCAGGAGAGCTCTGAATTGGCGtgtaaagaaaaatcagatgactTTGACAACTTGCTGAAAGTCGTGTTGAATAGGAATAATCAAATCAAGCAGGAAGTCCATAAACTCCAGGTGATGAAAGAAGTGGCAAAAGGGTTTGGAAAGACATCAAGAAGTATCCTGAGAGAGCATTTCGGTCTAGACAGGGACGATCAGAGCCCGTGA